The following nucleotide sequence is from Alteromonas sp. V450.
CTCCCTTTTTGGAAAAGTTCTGAACCGCTGAGATAACCTGCTAGTTGTAGATATACGAAAAGAAACGGGATCTTTCTGAGTGGTCAATCGGCGAGAACTTTTACTGAATTTATACTTCAATGTAAAAGGGGCGTAATGTACAAGATAGATATAGAGCAACAAATTTGCAAAAAGCCAACAATATAAGAAAAATAAGCGTAACTACTTAGTTGAAGAATAATAAACATTGAGTTTACACCTCGACTTGATAAGTGAAGATGCCTAGAAAACTGGGGCTTACCAGCCCTTAATTACGAGCAAGCTCTTAAACTGTAGCCAAAAGGACAAAGGAAAACAAACTAAACGGGCTTCAGTCGCTTACACCAGACGTTGTCAGGCATTATCTTGAATATCGTGCGGAAGCTGTAGGGCAGAAAGCTCTTGATATTGAGCGCCAGGCCATTCAGGCAATGATGCAACTGAATGGCAGACTTCCCCCTAAAACAACCTTATATCGTGTAAAGTCAGAGCTGGACGAAATTAAAAGGTTCAGAGCCTACACATCGGCACGGGCTCAAGCAGTATCCGAACATCAAAGTGAAACGCATCAACTTTCAACCCAAATTGCGTATGCTGCCGGATTAAGAGCACATGAGCTCCTAACGCTTGCCAGAGCAGAAGAGCGAAATCCTGACAAACGTCCCGCGTTACACTCAAAATGGGCTGGGCGGGAAGGTCAACTGTACACGGTTCAAGGGAAAGGCGGGTTGGTACGCCACGTACTAATTCCTAACGACCTGGTCGAGCAGCTCGAAAAGCTGAGATTGGATAATCCAGTTACGGTTACACACCGAAAAATTAACTACCTTCAGCGTTATGATATTGGAGCAGGGAAGCGATGGTCAGATTCTTTCAGTAAAGCATCAAAACTTGCTCTCTTCTTTTCAACTGGAGCACATGGGTTGCGACATAGCTATGCGCAAGAACGGATGCGTGAATTAATAGAAATCGGTTTTAATGGTCTGTTTGCGTTAAAAACTGTATCGCAAGAAATGGGCCATTTTAGACCCGAAATTACAGAGGTTTACCTTCAATAGTTTTAGTTGATAAACTCGAACTTCCTTAGAATGAGCTTCGCAAAACCCACACCTGTATTCGAAAGACGGTACCTACGAGTTTTTTTTCTAAACTCTATCTCGAAAAGTTCGTTTGAGTGCATCTTGAAAAATCGTCCTACGTTAGTGACAAACTTCGGCTTTTTTAGTTTGTTATTATTAATTAAACTTGTAATTTCTGTTGTACTGAGAAATTCTGATTTTTCGGCGTCCCCTCTCGCCACATAAAGTGCCATTATAATTAGCTCTTTCAACGTTAAAACGTTGAAATCAGAGTTTTTCTTTCGAACTTGTTTTGGGGAATTTTTCAAGTTCAATCTATTAACATAGTCATCGTAAAACTGGTAGAGCGTACCTTCGTTGGCCAGTCTTAGCTTTGTTGTTTGTTTCTGAGCCAACTGGGATATACCCATTTCAAGTTCTCTTTCGTCCCTGTCTTGCAAGTTTTCATCACTTATAGATTCATTTGACCTTTTTCTAAGGTTTTTTCTATCTAATCTAATAGTTCTATTTGCTGTTAGTAGAACTCTCTTAACCTCATACACTGAAGGGAGGCTTCGTTCTATATATTCAACCTCTTCTAATAATCTAAAGCCTGTAATCACTACATTCTCTAATCCATTTTTTTCAATGTATTTAAGCACGCGCTCTGCGACCATATGAGGATTTGATTTGAGAATTTCTTTTGCAAATTTTCCAATCGGAATCTGACTTTCAATGCCATGATGCTCACGGTAAATAACGTGCATAAAGTCAGAGGCTTCTACATGAACAAAGTCAAACTCATTTATCAGATAAGTGGCTATCGTTGTTTTTCCAGCACAACTGAGTCCATAAACAATGTGGCAATTAATTTTATCCAGCCATGTTTCTGAGGATTTAATTGCTGAGAAATCATATTGTTTTGGTTTCAGAAGGTTGTAATGTTCCAGTACTTTGAACATTTCCGAGAAAGCTTTTTTTCTGAAGTCATGTACGTCAGCTTTTTCAATTGGCAGCATCCCTAGAGCGGATTTCTCGCCTTGTGGCTGGAACCATTTGTTGAACGTTTTGTTATCTAACCAAGGGTAAACAATGTTTGTTTCGAATTCACTCGGGCTATCAACAACTTTCCCATCTGTTTTTCCAACAAAATGTAGTGGAGATTCGCTGACTTCTGGCAAGTACAGCAGTAAATCAGATCGAACCGTCGCAGAACGGTCATTTCCCATCATCATTAGTTCTAGATCAAGATCTTCAAATCTAGCTTCTTTCATCCAGTACTTTACATCAACTCCAGGAAACTCTCTTTCCTCTTTTCTACTAAGGGAATGGATGTTTACTGAAGTATCTTCTAGTATGAAAGGTCGTTTTTGTAAACCTGCTCTTTTAAGTTGATTCAGAGCGTTTTTGAAACTGGTTTCAAGAATTTCTTCTCTGTTTAATATCCTAGGTTCTTCATAATTTGCAAAGCTTGTAACTTCGTTGAAGTTCTTGATATTAATGTCTAGGCTTCTGCAGATATGCCTCGCATTTTGCATCTTAATTCTACTTGAAGTGAAGAAGAGGAGATCAAGCATAATTAATGGTTCGTCCCCTATTATTTGGTATTAACGTAGTCATAGTTAAGTTGAATTTTTTGATGATCTTGCCAAGTGTCTGCTGATCTGGCTCTGATAGTATGAAAATTCCAGGACCCATGCTACTCATCCCAAACCCTGCGATATTTAGATGTTCCAATTCAGAGAGAATTCTTAAAGATATTGTTCCACTATGCTCAACTTCTAATGTTTTCCACTTGGTTTCTTTAATTTTTTCTATCGCTCTGAAGAATGATTGTTGATCGCCGTCCACTAATGATGCGGTAACTTCAAAAATTGAACTATAGCAAGCTTTGTAAGCTTCAATATCCGTAATCGGGGTGGAATCTAGAAAAAAATTATATTCTTCTACTCCGTGATTTTTGTGTTCATGTTTCGGATATAGGTAAATAATGTTTCCGAAAGGATAATCGTTCCTGAATAGAAGGGAAGGTATCTCATTTGGGACGGTATGACTTGATGGAAGATGTGCTTCTGAATTAGCCTTCACACCTAAATCATAAACAAAACCGCCACAAAAGTAGCTATGGATGCCTACACCAGAAGTACCCCCTCTTCCTGAAAGTTTTTGTAACTCACGCACTGAATAGTCGTATTCATTGATTAATAACAAAGCTTCGATTGCAGCAAGTGTTATCGAAGTACCGCTACCTAGACCAATATGCGGCGGTAGCTCGTTCGCTAATGTAATGTGAATTCCTAAATTTAGTTTCAGCTCATTTTTAATATTCAAGAGCTGCTTTTCAAGCCTCATTGCTAACGGCTTTAACTCTGGTAACGTTGAATCTATTTTTATTCTTTCAATTTTTTCGGCGTACAATACCAACCCTGTATCAACAGAAAAACCTAGCCCGCCATTTCTCCTAAAGTCACATTCGTGCATAGCAATAAGATTCAAGTGTACCCTTGATGGGATATTAATCTTAAGATTTTGCATTCTTCCATTCATTTTCAAAGTACGTGATGTAGGGAGCAACGAAGTTCGCGTTAGAATTAAAATGAATTGAAGGAAGATACTTGCCTTTTCGCTGTTCGAAGTATGGACCAATTACAGCATCAGAATCAGTCAAAAAAATGTTGTGGTTTGGAGCATGTCTATAGAATCTTACTTGAAATCTCTCTTGATATTTTTCTGTGAGTCTCGCAATCTCATTTTGACTGATATCGAAAGATGTTTTGTCGTCATCAGACAAATAATCAATATCAGTTAATAACATTTTGACAGACATGTCCGGGTTGCTATCTAGCTTAGTTGTTAAAAGGTTATCCCCATCTTCTTCTTGACAGAAGTCTTCGAAAAACCTCTTAGATGTATTGAAAATAAGACGAAGGTCTTTATTTGAGTTTCTTATAAGTTTGGAATAATAGTCCTTGTCTCCGCGTGTATTAAGAAATTCTTTAACGCCGCAATCTTGGAGCTTTTCACTATTTCTATAGTTCTTATAATTTATCCCAAATTGAATTAAAGAGACTAAGGAGGATACAGCCATTCCACCAATAATAGGCGCCCACTTCTCTGACATTTTTCCATTTGTATAAAAGTAAATAAGAAATGCTGTAGTTATTATGAGCAAGCCTAATATCAACTGTGCTAAAGAGATTTTTATTTTAGTGCGATAGATATTCATATTCCCTTACTATTTGCATTGACTACTATACACTTATGAACATATTCATAAGACTATAAATCATTACGTTTTTAATGTTAACTTAATAAGTAGCACAGAGGTAGAACCAACCAGAACAGGTTAGTAGTAACTATCATCGAAGAATAGGAAAAATGGTGGCCCCACCCTGACTTGAACAGGGGACCTGCCGATTATGAGTCGGATGCTCTAACCAACTGAGCTATGGGGCCTTTGAAGAGATTTTCGTGTGAATTGTTAAGCATAACAACCACAAGCGAGCGCAAGTATAAGCAGTTTTAGCTGCCTTGTCACGCCCCTCTAAAGCCTTTGTGAATTGTTTGCTTTATTTTTGTTCAGTGTTGCGGCGTTTCGTTATCTTTTTGTCAGAAAACGCGAGCGCGCCGCAGCAATGATTGTTAGCAAAATAAGCGTTTGAAGCGGCACGCTACCGCCACCACTATTTCTTTCAATAGGTGCCGGTGGGCCTGTCACAACGTTGGCGTCATCTTGCGACGTAACTTCTACGGTTACAGAGTCGGTTGCGCTTACCCCAAATTCATCCGTGGCAGTAAGCGTAAACTCAAGCTCATTTTGGCCTTCAGGAGCAGTGAAGCTCATTGTTAGGGTTTCGGCATTACTGATTTCTACTTCAACTCCCGCACTTTGCGCCCACTTAACGCTCGTAAGCGCGCCTTCAGGGTCTTGCGCACTTCCCGTTATTTCAAGTGTTGCACGCTCTTCAATTGTCCAGTCTTCACCTGCGTTAACCACCGGCGCTTGGTTGCTTTCGTCATCTTTTATTGTAATTACTGTTTCGGTAACACTGCCTAATAACTCAGCGGTTTCGGCGCTGAGTACAACGCTAAACTGTTCTTCGGTTTCAGCGATATCATCATTGATGATGCTGATTTCAATTGTTTTAGTTGCTGACTCGCCGTCTGCCCATTCAATGCTGCCTGCTTGCATTTGGAAGTCGTCATTTTCTGTTGCAGTGTCGCTTACCAACGCATAGTCAACATTTAGGTTTCCTTGAACACCGCCGCTGCGATTTACATTAATCGTAAGGGAATTTTCAATTTCAAGGGTTTGTATCGCCTCTACACTGAACTCGGCTTTACCGCGCAGAGTTTGCCCGTTAACTTCCACGGCTGTGTAGCCTTTGCCGGGCAAAATCCCTCCACCTTGAGGGTTGAACAAACGAACATAAAACGTTTCATTGCCTTCATCGTCTTGATTAGGCATAACGTCTATAGAAATGGTCTTCGCATTAATATCGCCTTCGGACCAAGTTAATTCCCCCGTGCTGGGTACTATGTCATCGGTATCAGTTGAGCCATGAATAATTTGATAATTCACGGTTAATGGCCCATTACCTTTTTTGTTAACCGGTATCGACAACGTTGTATTTGCGTCTGTCGTTAAAATTGACTCAGCAAAAGCGACGGTGGCAGACGCCTGCTCAAGTGTATTGTCTTTAAGAACGAACAGCCCTCCTTGAATATCACTTACTAAAATATTGCCACTAGGCAAGAAAGGATACACCCCCCACGCTCCGTTAAAGCTACTTGAGTCCGCGGCCGGGTAAGTATCGAAAAACCCTATTTCGGTTGGTGTCGTGGGGTTAGTGATATCAAGAACGGTTAAGCCACGTTCGTAGTTCGACATGTAATAGCGGTTACCTCTTACATACCCATTATGGTCAATTGTCTGATTGTCGCTGGTCCATACACCCGCAAGCACTGGCGCGGTTAGTGAAGAAATATCAAAAACCATCACCCGTGTATTGCGATTGAAATTTCGCTCGTCTAGTTCGTCGTGAACAAAGGCATAACGCTTGTCTTCACTAAACCATCCGCTGTGTGTGTAGGCAACGTCGTTGTACGTTACGCTGCCTAGTTCTTCCACCGTATTTGTGTCTGTGTGGTCCCATAACCGTAACTCGCTTTCGTTAAAATCAAGCATAACGGTGCATCCGGAAGGGGTGCCATTAACACATTCGCTTTGGGCCCTTGGATCGGTAATACGCATAGATGATGCATCGTGAGCGTAGTCTGAGCGCGTTAACGAACTCGGAATATAAGCGGCGGTTGGCGTTTGTGGTTCAATAAGAGAATACGAGCGAAATGCTCCGCCGTTACTGTCTTGCCCGGTTAGGTGAAGAAGTGGCGTTGCGCTGTTTATGGCGATATTTAACGTATAGTCAACGTTAGAGATGTATATATTGTGCGCGCGATTGTCGTCATTGTTGCGTTTCAATAAAGAAACGCTATTTGGTAAGTTATTTAAATCTATTATCGTGAAGCCTTCGGTTACACTGTCTGCACTCGCGTAAGCATAAGCTTTAAAACGCTTTGCGGTGGCGTCGTAGAATTGAAAAACTTTAATATCGCGCCACGTTGTACTTTGCCCACGAACTTCACCTATTACTTCTGGGGCATCGGGAGAGGTAACGTCAACCACAACAATACTCGCTCGCATACCCACAAGGGCATATTCTCTGCGCGTATTTAAATCCACATGTCCCCAAATATCGTTCGCCGCTGTTGAAACCTCTGAAAGTTGGTTTATGGGCACGTGGGAAAGCAGCGCTACGTTATTGCAGGCATACTGACCTGCCATGCCGTTGCTACAGGTCATTTGCGACTGTATTTGTGTGTTTGCAACGCTCCCTTGTTGATAAAATGCAACTTGCTGCTGCGTGGCATTACTTTTTCCATCAACAATACTATCGAACCCTTTACGGTAAAGCGTTTCAGACAAATAGGGTGGTACGTTTACCAGCGTGGTTTTGTTGAGGTTAGGTTTTTGGGTTTGAAAATGGTCAGTTCGAGAGAAGCCTCCCAATACAGGTACTAAGCTGTCATTAAGTAACTGGCTTTCTTGGTGGTTGGTAAACGCATATTCTCCCTCTGCAACCAGGAGTTTGTCTCCCTTGTTAGCTTGCCGGGCCGCATATGCGAGTGTTTTACACGGCCTGAAGCGATTATCACACTTGCCAGTATCTTGTCCGTCAGCGGCTACAAAGCGCGCTTTATCATGATCAGTGTGAGCTACACTGCCTTGACTCATCAAGGTTAAAAGCAGCACTATTGCAAGCGGGGTCTGAACTCTCATTTTAACGATCCAATAAACGTGTAAACCAACATAATATAAATTTAAAAATTACCAGATATTTAGAGGATGTACATATTCAAATGAAAATGCCTTTTCGTACAGGTGTCATGTCGGCGCTGCTTTTTTCTTTGCTGGTTTTAGTAACAGGGTGTGACTACGTCAATTTAAAAGGACGCGAAGCCGGTGAAATACCGTTTAAATTGGTTGGCGTTGATTCAGGCGCTTGCCCCATGATAATGGGTATTGGACAGTCGCGGTGGAATATTGACTTTTTTGGTTTTTATTTAAGTAATCCAGAAGTCAGAATTGATGGAAAATGGCAGCGCGTAAAGTTCAAACAAACCGAATGGCAGACACCCACCACTGCACTGTTAAAGTTCCACTCTAAGTGTAGCGCGCCAGAAAACGCGAACGATAAAA
It contains:
- a CDS encoding non-canonical purine NTP pyrophosphatase yields the protein MLDLLFFTSSRIKMQNARHICRSLDINIKNFNEVTSFANYEEPRILNREEILETSFKNALNQLKRAGLQKRPFILEDTSVNIHSLSRKEEREFPGVDVKYWMKEARFEDLDLELMMMGNDRSATVRSDLLLYLPEVSESPLHFVGKTDGKVVDSPSEFETNIVYPWLDNKTFNKWFQPQGEKSALGMLPIEKADVHDFRKKAFSEMFKVLEHYNLLKPKQYDFSAIKSSETWLDKINCHIVYGLSCAGKTTIATYLINEFDFVHVEASDFMHVIYREHHGIESQIPIGKFAKEILKSNPHMVAERVLKYIEKNGLENVVITGFRLLEEVEYIERSLPSVYEVKRVLLTANRTIRLDRKNLRKRSNESISDENLQDRDERELEMGISQLAQKQTTKLRLANEGTLYQFYDDYVNRLNLKNSPKQVRKKNSDFNVLTLKELIIMALYVARGDAEKSEFLSTTEITSLINNNKLKKPKFVTNVGRFFKMHSNELFEIEFRKKTRRYRLSNTGVGFAKLILRKFEFIN
- a CDS encoding choice-of-anchor B family protein, whose protein sequence is MRVQTPLAIVLLLTLMSQGSVAHTDHDKARFVAADGQDTGKCDNRFRPCKTLAYAARQANKGDKLLVAEGEYAFTNHQESQLLNDSLVPVLGGFSRTDHFQTQKPNLNKTTLVNVPPYLSETLYRKGFDSIVDGKSNATQQQVAFYQQGSVANTQIQSQMTCSNGMAGQYACNNVALLSHVPINQLSEVSTAANDIWGHVDLNTRREYALVGMRASIVVVDVTSPDAPEVIGEVRGQSTTWRDIKVFQFYDATAKRFKAYAYASADSVTEGFTIIDLNNLPNSVSLLKRNNDDNRAHNIYISNVDYTLNIAINSATPLLHLTGQDSNGGAFRSYSLIEPQTPTAAYIPSSLTRSDYAHDASSMRITDPRAQSECVNGTPSGCTVMLDFNESELRLWDHTDTNTVEELGSVTYNDVAYTHSGWFSEDKRYAFVHDELDERNFNRNTRVMVFDISSLTAPVLAGVWTSDNQTIDHNGYVRGNRYYMSNYERGLTVLDITNPTTPTEIGFFDTYPAADSSSFNGAWGVYPFLPSGNILVSDIQGGLFVLKDNTLEQASATVAFAESILTTDANTTLSIPVNKKGNGPLTVNYQIIHGSTDTDDIVPSTGELTWSEGDINAKTISIDVMPNQDDEGNETFYVRLFNPQGGGILPGKGYTAVEVNGQTLRGKAEFSVEAIQTLEIENSLTINVNRSGGVQGNLNVDYALVSDTATENDDFQMQAGSIEWADGESATKTIEISIINDDIAETEEQFSVVLSAETAELLGSVTETVITIKDDESNQAPVVNAGEDWTIEERATLEITGSAQDPEGALTSVKWAQSAGVEVEISNAETLTMSFTAPEGQNELEFTLTATDEFGVSATDSVTVEVTSQDDANVVTGPPAPIERNSGGGSVPLQTLILLTIIAAARSRFLTKR
- a CDS encoding beta-ribofuranosylaminobenzene 5'-phosphate synthase family protein; this encodes MQNLKINIPSRVHLNLIAMHECDFRRNGGLGFSVDTGLVLYAEKIERIKIDSTLPELKPLAMRLEKQLLNIKNELKLNLGIHITLANELPPHIGLGSGTSITLAAIEALLLINEYDYSVRELQKLSGRGGTSGVGIHSYFCGGFVYDLGVKANSEAHLPSSHTVPNEIPSLLFRNDYPFGNIIYLYPKHEHKNHGVEEYNFFLDSTPITDIEAYKACYSSIFEVTASLVDGDQQSFFRAIEKIKETKWKTLEVEHSGTISLRILSELEHLNIAGFGMSSMGPGIFILSEPDQQTLGKIIKKFNLTMTTLIPNNRGRTINYA
- a CDS encoding tyrosine-type recombinase/integrase; translation: MMQLNGRLPPKTTLYRVKSELDEIKRFRAYTSARAQAVSEHQSETHQLSTQIAYAAGLRAHELLTLARAEERNPDKRPALHSKWAGREGQLYTVQGKGGLVRHVLIPNDLVEQLEKLRLDNPVTVTHRKINYLQRYDIGAGKRWSDSFSKASKLALFFSTGAHGLRHSYAQERMRELIEIGFNGLFALKTVSQEMGHFRPEITEVYLQ